In a genomic window of Magnolia sinica isolate HGM2019 chromosome 14, MsV1, whole genome shotgun sequence:
- the LOC131225288 gene encoding NDR1/HIN1-like protein 10: MAHPETGDVQANRARRSRLLRCIAIMVLVAIIVVLGVVVLVIWLVIRPSQIVYTVEDGSIGGFDLRGNTLNATFKLSLGAYNPNRRVAIYYDLIDVDVWFEEQMIAFGDVPPFFQPHRNVAHLAVKALAQSMPLRGYVSSDLRHQRSSGYIKLEVLMKARIHFKVGVWKSMHYNLRVSCPSVVLHFRSSNGFHRTNCGVHL, from the coding sequence ATGGCGCATCCAGAAACAGGAGATGTGCAGGCGAACCGTGCAAGGCGATCAAGGCTCCTGAGATGCATCGCCATCATGGTGCTGGTAGCAATAATTGTAGTACTCGGTGTTGTAGTTCTCGTAATATGGCTTGTAATCAGGCCTTCCCAAATCGTGTATACGGTCGAGGATGGGTCAATTGGTGGTTTCGATTTGAGAGGTAACACCCTTAACGCTACGTTCAAGTTGAGCCTGGGAGCATACAACCCCAACAGAAGAGTGGCTATATACTATGATTTGATTGATGTGGATGTATGGTTCGAGGAGCAAATGATCGCATTCGGTGATGTGCCGCCTTTCTTCCAACCGCACCgcaatgtggcccatttggcggtGAAGGCTTTAGCCCAATCAATGCCACTTCGCGGGTACGTCTCTAGCGACCTTAGGCACCAAAGATCATCAGGGTACATAAAGTTGGAGGTCCTGATGAAAGCGAGAATACATTTCAAGGTTGGAGTGTGGAAGTCCATGCATTATAATCTAAGGGTTTCCTGTCCCTCTGTGGTTCTGCATTTCCGCTCGTCCAACGGGTTCCATAGAACAAACTGCGGCGTTCATCTCTAG